The Hyphomicrobiales bacterium 4NK60-0047b genome includes the window AATCACAAAAACTAAACCCAGCCTTCCGGCTTGATTTGTCTTGTATCAAACACAGCAAGAATCTCTATTGTCTCATCTCTTACACGATAGGGGATTAAAAAGGGCAAGTTTGGAACTTGCTTTTCATAAACACCTTCAACGCGCGTTTGCACACCAAGCTGAGGATACTCAAGTAAAAGC containing:
- a CDS encoding type II toxin-antitoxin system RelE/ParE family toxin; the protein is MELRWSPRAVRDLQHIRLYISEHDPNAAQKVAKTIRHTVQLLLEYPQLGVQTRVEGVYEKQVPNLPFLIPYRVRDETIEILAVFDTRQIKPEGWV